One Euphorbia lathyris chromosome 1, ddEupLath1.1, whole genome shotgun sequence DNA segment encodes these proteins:
- the LOC136227437 gene encoding pentatricopeptide repeat-containing protein At5g61800, with product MWALPAQVRILPLTVFFSSRYFIILFFKVPEDEIPVAMRIANRLHLQTHYLSISINSLIRQCKTINQLHQIHAQSLTGGFLHHHSSSSSQLLTTILYTLTTKTTPNSSSSLLHYAVSVFNSILSPSVFCYNLLIRIHTLHSSPLPALRFFVHMLRFSLLPDFHSFPFALKACGHLRSLPLARSLHSLAFRFGFVSDLYVCNSLIRLYSVSDCLQDAYQVFEESPDTDVVSYNALIDGFVKAGDVVQARELFDQMPVRDSVSWGTLIAGYAHGGYCREAIELFNHMMDLEVKPDNFALVSALSACAQLGELERGKQIHNYIEKNMIKMDSFLTTGLVDFYAKCGYIGTALEIFELSSDRNLITWNAILIGIAMHGDGKLLLNYFSRMTEVGIKPDGVSFLGVLVGCSHGGLVDEARKLFDEMESFYNVPRELKHYGCMADLLGRAGLIKEAVEMIKKLPNGGDMFVWSGLLGGCRIHGNVEMAEKAAKEVMKLKPEDGGVYSILANVYANAERWEDVIKIRRLMSGNRIVKKNIGYSLIQLDGFMHEFIAGDSLHTQSGEIYMVLDGIREHQFDMR from the coding sequence ATGTGGGCTCTGCCCGCGCAGGTTCGAATCCTGCCGCTCACGGTTTTTTTTTCCTCCCGGTATTTCATCATCCTCTTCTTCAAGGTTCCAGAGGATGAGATACCAGTAGCTATGCGAATCGCCAATCGTTTACACTTACAAACACATTATCTTTCAATCTCAATAAATTCTCTGATCAGACAATGCAAAACCATCAATCAACTTCACCAAATCCATGCCCAATCCCTCACCGGCGGCTTCCTCCATCAtcactcttcttcttcttctcaactTTTGACTACTATCCTCTACACTCTGACCACGAAAACCACACCTAATTCGTCCTCGTCTCTGCTTCACTATGCGGTCTCTGTTTTCAATTCAATCCTCAGCCCATCTGTTTTTTGCTACAATCTTCTCATCAGAATCCACACTCTCCATTCCTCTCCTTTACCGGCTCTTCGTTTTTTTGTGCATATGCTCCGCTTCTCTTTACTTCCCGATTTTCATTCCTTCCCTTTTGCCCTGAAAGCCTGCGGACACCTTCGCAGTCTTCCACTAGCCCGTTCTCTTCATTCTCTAGCTTTTCGATTTGGGTTTGTTTCCGATTTATATGTTTGTAATTCTCTGATCCGTTTGTATTCAGTATCCGATTGTTTGCAAGATGCCTATCAGGTGTTTGAGGAAAGTCCTGACACGGATGTGGTTTCTTACAATGCGTTAATTGATGGGTTTGTTAAAGCTGGTGATGTTGTACAAGCACGGGAGCTGTTTGATCAAATGCCTGTGCGAGATTCTGTGTCTTGGGGTACTCTTATTGCTGGGTATGCCCATGGAGGCTATTGCAGGGAAGCAATTGAATTGTTCAATCATATGATGGATTTAGAGGTCAAACCTGATAATTTTGCTTTGGTGTCTGCTCTTTCTGCTTGTGCACAGCTAGGTGAATTAGAAAGAGGAAAACAAATCCACAATTACATTGAAAAGAACATGATAAAAATGGATTCTTTTCTGACAACTGGGTTGGTTGATTTTTACGCCAAGTGTGGGTACATTGGCACTGCTCTAGAGATCTTTGAATTGAGCTCTGATAGAAATTTGATTACATGGAATGCAATTCTAATTGGCATTGCAATGCATGGTGATGGCAAGTTATTACTAAATTACTTCTCCAGAATGACAGAGGTAGGAATCAAACCTGACGGTGTAAGCTTTTTAGGAGTTTTAGTTGGATGCAGCCATGGGGGTTTAGTAGATGAAGCCAGGAAGCTCTTTGATGAGATGGAATCGTTCTACAACGTCCCTCGAGAGCTCAAACACTACGGATGCATGGCTGATTTGCTAGGGCGGGCTGGGTTGATCAAGGAAGCAGTGGAGATGATAAAGAAGTTGCCTAATGGTGGTGATATGTTTGTGTGGAGTGGTTTGCTTGGAGGTTGTAGGATACATGGGAATGTTGAAATGGCTGagaaagcagcaaaggaagtgATGAAGTTAAAGCCTGAAGATGGTGGTGTGTATTCAATCTTGGCTAATGTTTATGCCAATGCAGAGAGATGGGAAGATGTAATTAAGATTAGGAGACTGATGAGTGGGAATAGGATAGTGAAGAAGAATATTGGTTATAGCTTGATTCAGTTGGATGGGTTTATGCACGAATTTATTGCAGGAGATAGCTTGCATACACAAAGTGGTGAGATATATATGGTTCTAGATGGAATTAGGGAGCACCAATTTGACATGCGGTGA